CCGGTCGTAATCATAGGGGGCGGCCGCGTTGGCCGCGCCACCGCGCGGGCGCTCGAGCGACGCGAACTGAACTACCGGATCGTCGAGGTGCTGCCAGAACGCATCCGCGATCCTGAGAAATACGTACTCGGCAGCGCAGCCGACCTGGAGGTACTCGAGCAGGCCGGGATCCGCGAGACGGCCACCGTGATCATCACGACTCACGACGACGACCTGAACGTTTACCTGACGATCTACTGCCGCCAGCTTCGCCCCGACGCGCAGATCATGAGTCGCGCCACGAACGAGCGGAACGTGGCGAAAATGCACCGCGCCGGCGCCGACATGGTGCTGTCGTACGCATCGATGGGGGCGAGTGCCGCAATGAACCTGCTCGAGCGCCACAAGATCCTGATGGTTGCAGAGGGCCTCGACCTGTTTGTAGTGCCCGTACCCGACGAGCTTGCAGGCGTGCCGATCATCGAGTCCCGAATCCGCGAAGACACCGGCTGCAGCGTCGTCGCCATCCAAACCGAGCACGGCATGGAGGCCTTTCTGGACCCGACGGCCCCCCTGCCCGCCGACACCGACATCGTGCTGATCGGAACGGGCGAGGCGGAAGAGGCATTCCTGCGGCTTCACGGGAAGGAAGGCACGTAGAGGGGAGTCCGATGCTCGACACCTACGGCAACTCCAGCGTCAGCGAGTAGATGCGCGTTTCAACGTTCTGGCCGACCGCCCACGGCCAGTCCCTGCCCTCGATCGGACTCGAGTAGTTCGCGATCGCGAAGCGACCGTCCCCCAGATCGATCGCCGAGGCAAAGGCGGTGTCGCCCCGCGATGGCAGATCCAGTAGCGGAACAATCCTGCGTTCCTCGGGCAGGACTTCGTACACCGTGGTGCGTAGCCTCGTCCACCAGAAGCGCAGCTGATCGAGAATCAGGCGCGTGTCATTGGGGAGCCAGCTCGGCATGCGCTCCACTGTTCCCCCGAGACTGCGGCGCGCGATCGCGAAGAAACGGTCCCCGTGGCGCACGAGCAGCGGAGAGTCGTGCCGAAATGGCGTGGGGTTGCAGTCCCAGGTCTGAAGGCGGTCGGCCGGAGCGGTACAGACCAGAGCGCCGCGCGGCTCCACACGAACGAGCGCGACCAGATTCCCTTGTTCATCGAACTCGAACGCGCACTCGCCGCCTCCGGCCTGAGGCACCGGAGACTCTTCGCCACTCACCGAACTCCAATCGATGCCATTCGTCGAGCGAAGCAAGCGGACGCTGCGCGCGCGGCCGCGCTGCTCGTAGAGTTCCCGCCCGTCGTACACGCTCATCCAGGCGGCGCCCCGTCGCCACTTGGTACGCCATACCACGTGGCCGGGCGCGAAGATCGGCCGCGAGTCGCTCCACTGGCCGCGCGCCTGCATCTCGCTCACACGGATCGAGTTCGGCGAGAAGATTCCCGGCTGGCTGTCGGCTTCGAAGAAGTAGAAGAGCAGGCGCTCGCCAACCGTGAGGAAACGCGGCTCGCGCAGGTCGCGGTCTTGCAGGTCGAAGACGACCTCGCGCGACCACTGAGCCTGCGCCTGCTGTTCCGACCCCAGCGGCGCCGAAAGCACGATCAGGCGCGCCTCGTCGCTAGCCCAGTGGCGGGGCGCCGTGCGAAACGCGAGATAGACGCGCTCCCCGTGCCGGATCCAGTCGAGGTTGTTGTTTGCCGCCCCAAGTGCGAGTCCAGCCGGCAGGCCGGGCCCGGGAACGGTGGCGTGCGGACTACCAACACCGATGCCTCGCGCCCGCTCGAGATCCCAGCCATGAGGCTCGTCGGCCGTCCAACCCATGAGGACGATGCTGCCGACCCCGAAGACCGCAATCGCGACGCTGAAAGCGAACAGTCGCGCAGCGATGCGCAACGCCTTCTGCCACGGCTGGCTCCTGCCCCCATCGGTTTCCATCTCGGTCCAGGGTACCCCGATTATTGCGCCGGCAAGGGTGCATGCGCTCGAACTCGACGACTGAACAAGAAGTGTCCTTCCCTGGCACGCCCGGTTGGACTCGAACCAACGACCTGCGGATTAGAAGTCCGCTGCTCTATCCAGCTGAGCTACGGGCGCGCGTTGGCGCGAATCTACTCGATACTGGCGTCATCGGGTAGTCGTCGATGATTCGAGGACTCGGACTGGTGGGGTAGAACGGAGTCTGGCCGCCCTACCCGGCTTCTGGGCTGCTCGCGCGGTTCGCTACGTAGCGGCTGATGTGCTCGCGGTCGGCGTCGGCCAGATTGGTGAACTTCAGGCCGAGGCTGAAGGCGGCCGGGGAGAAGCTGGACTTGATCTGATCGCACCAGCGGACCTCCGCCTGGGCCGCGATCGTTCGGCCCTCTAGGAGGAAACGGATGTCGATGACTTCGCCGATTTTGAGCTCTTCGCTGTAGTCC
The nucleotide sequence above comes from bacterium. Encoded proteins:
- a CDS encoding PilZ domain-containing protein, coding for MQNRRQWPEQAPRTQSVARYFRLALGLDYSEELKIGEVIDIRFLLEGRTIAAQAEVRWCDQIKSSFSPAAFSLGLKFTNLADADREHISRYVANRASSPEAG